One genomic region from bacterium encodes:
- a CDS encoding OmpA family protein, with amino-acid sequence MLRTLAAIVLLSLPGTAAAQVVTFNSATASWRNAQDNVPGVQPGDPAITNGVPTSSISWGGAFPQSGYDVTITIPDPNQFPVADFAHRNFTVPDPSLTSVDLDFVLEFDVDGVPTGPLTFTFSFTHEETPNNLDPCPYPTPPGEGCTDRVIFFEAPDPTTFTIGGKTYTLGLSFLDPSGDPVGEFITREGGVVNTADLETEFALVPPVLEMTKTGPATLTLAQPGTFTLDVQNTGPNDAWNATLLDVLPDGATGGLCDVPPEILSARVFAADGVTPVPGKGPLVEGVDYTRAYAGAPTCELELTMLSAASVIAEDERLIVTYRAQLDGDTQAGVSLTNVAGATEWYDDASTNAGRGVYTRTLSDGTVGTVDHEDAHTVSTDPLDYLFEKTVVDPVAFTPITNAVPGDTLRYRLSFENRSPNALSGFDLRDEIDALNATPVFEPGSLVLVTLPAGVDASGTNPSGGAAGTGLLDVRDLAVAAGGSLLVEFDVTLATPIPDGTLATNQSALAIADVAFAQSDDPSVNGAADPFVAGDEDPTVVTIDSAPDFQVEKISAYPDGDPAELLAGERLRYTITVKNVGTDDAVDAILRDPIPTNTTYVAGSTTLNGAPVADGPGGISPLTAGILLNAPEDPTPGAMRADTSPTADNVATIVFEVLVDAGVLDGTVIANQAFVSAPVANVIDQPSDDPRTPLPDDPTRDVVGRTPLLFAPKSVVLVTDGGVIGQVDPGDRLRYTITVYNDGAVPATQVALFDAIPTYTDYVLGSTTLNGLAVTDPPGADGPLAEPGGLPIASSGLTPPLPIAGAGVIAPGENAVVTFDLDVEGTAPVGGIISNQARVTTDELPPTLTDGDGNPATGPEPTVVVIGGAEQVTIAKQVSVVGGGPALTGGTLEYLVTVRNVGSAPAMNVVVTDPIPAGTTYVPGSATMNGATAGIVDGGGALLTADYGATYGDLAVGGVVTLRFQVVITALMGTPITNTADVTWGAAGMANASVTITVGGTPGVGTLSGSVWHDQDFDDVNGGPTDDALAGWTVELVRNGATIQTATTDTNGAWVFRAIPPNDLSPDTYAVRFRAPGAGVNAASMGATVSPYTDGQQEITAIVLASGGLATDLNLPVTPNGLIYESIARTPVAGATLQMRNAGSGTLLPSSCFADPNQQGQVTPTSGWYKFDLVFGPSCPDGGAYLIEPRIPTGGAFSDSLSLLIPPQSDDSTPPFSVPACPGNAGIDAIPATNQHCEVRPDANAPSEPSGDPGTNYQLHVTLSSASSGTNQIFNNAIPLDPVLGGAVSIRKTTPKIDVTRGELVPYEIVVNNTLGVPLGDLEIIDRFPAGFRYVEGSARLDGAPTEPVRTGNELVWTGLTLAPSTPRTIVLLLAVGAGVTEGEFTNRAFALNTISGGAVSAQASATVRVSPDPTFDCTDVIGKVFDDRNRDGRQDPGELGLPDVRLVTLRGLAVRTDPHGRFHITCAIVPNERRGSNFVLKLDDRTLPSGYRMTTRQTKVGRATRGKTLELDFGAAIQRVVGLDLSDVVFEPGGTTLRAHWASRLPLLLDELGKAESILRLSYLADREDEALVRARLKAVEALIRERWQDRDGDKLEIETEIFRRADGRATRTPLRRPSADETSAIQGALPHVGAGPPALLSEIAPDAGQSGERHLSPDETSTLWATDPEAARESTSDRLESRAVLEDAVDTIKLTDVVPPIRFESGRADLPPDVVAAIRDQLASMQHLQNVRLHLVGHADDQALSAELRARFGDNEGLSRERAGEMAELLQRALSLPPESISFSWVGATQPLSSNDTPEGRALNRRVEVEIWYDEPRAVAGTEDVVVREDVRRFKVCRTETVCKLRYRDGHEKRARIRNLIQPLPYRDELTDLPNRFVAQIRETLERLADRRNVTIKLIAHTDDVPLEGRAARIYGDARSLSKARARRVALQLMDALDLPSAAVDSDGLGASRPVASNATERGRALNRRIEVEFWYDDALLELPNEPQICPSDDDADTAVTRIHEPSEGSLPPLAFVDGEAVIPADFLDRLERALSEIAEREAPRVRFIGYTRNAGLTRRVADVYGDDIGLSTSRARRTLERVQELLTLRDDQVEHEGRGFVHADDVVNGGFFQGDSDHIRVQVVYDEPAIDDRRDGIEALALTRELEPQAPLSLNPMRITVDGVPIDDPRRNSADIQRCTDVALEDAEIAFRFDDLESERRLSLSSTPMTSTGEPVRFRMYNNYPHFIERAEVRIFVQGDSVRDEPIAIAELDADGEGSWTPDPSLARSPFEALAVVLRVYDEDGLWDETAPQSLWLAPSESGEGPLDAFEPEITEGEALLAGYGESDRTVRNIPIGSASSVRITGDDIPAGHTVWLAGTELPVNPDGQFTGEVLLPAGLHTVEVAVLDEEGNGELFLRDLELERNDWFFVGLADLTLSTDLGDGPSDALDGTNGPDLDDWANGRLAFFTNGKWGEDWELTASADTREGPIDNLFSNFLDKSPRQLFRRLDPDYHLPTFGDDSSVEELAPTLGKFYVKLEKGDDHLLWGNFLVRYDDNELALVERGLYGANLRTQSTDTTSFGERRILLDAFASEPGTVPSREEFRGTGGSLYFLNRRDLLIGSERLRVEVRDKATGLVREVARLQPELDYDVDYIQGRVLLSEPLSAIADDRLLVRNDGLSGDEVWLVVQYEYTPGFDEVDVLNAGARAHYWIGDLAKLGITVNRNEASSTDTSLYAADLTLRRSAGSWLKIQASRSEGRLSTSLLSNDGGFDFEPSADPALEEDDAYAYRVDASVEFAEWIAAMRGRLTAYGQRLDAGYSAPGLNAATDTEQFGATLDLPVGEDIELRAKADHTEQEDGLVLTAAEVDVRVTIANDWQIEAGARHEDRRDDSAVVAVTQEEGDRTDAVLQVGWDGDGRVQAYAFGQATVRSTGDRDDNHRGGVGGEYRISDRLSLDGEVSHGDLGPAARAGSHYQHDERTQLYMNYALDNERGFDGLSARRGSLTTGARSRFGDSASVYAENQYQHASVVGLTRAVGVDYAPAERWTVGVSWEDGETRDRRTAADTTRRAAGLRGGFSGEDLQFSSGIEYVFLDTEQGDGSHSEQSTWLFRNNLKWQMDEDGRLLAKFNHAISDSSEGDFFDGGFTEAILGYAYRPVAHDRFFSLVKYTYFYNVPTADQTGQNGTSAQFLQKSHIASIDASYDLTDCWTIGARYAYRLSQVSLDREDPDYFDNDAHLGIVRLDWRFLEDWEAMAEGRVLALPDLDERRAGALTAVYRYFGDHLKAGVGYNFTDFSEDLTDLSYDHHGFFFNIVGTF; translated from the coding sequence GTGTTGCGCACCCTGGCCGCGATCGTCCTGTTGTCGCTCCCCGGGACCGCGGCCGCTCAGGTCGTCACCTTCAACTCGGCCACCGCCTCCTGGCGGAACGCCCAGGACAACGTCCCCGGCGTCCAGCCCGGCGATCCCGCGATCACGAACGGCGTGCCGACCTCGAGCATCAGCTGGGGCGGGGCGTTTCCGCAGAGTGGCTACGACGTCACGATCACGATCCCGGACCCGAACCAGTTCCCGGTCGCCGACTTCGCGCACCGGAACTTCACGGTCCCCGATCCGTCCCTCACGTCGGTCGATCTCGACTTCGTGCTCGAGTTCGACGTCGACGGCGTCCCGACCGGTCCGCTCACCTTCACCTTCTCGTTCACCCACGAGGAGACGCCGAACAACCTCGACCCCTGTCCCTATCCGACGCCGCCCGGAGAGGGCTGTACCGACCGCGTGATCTTCTTCGAAGCGCCGGATCCGACGACGTTCACGATCGGCGGCAAGACCTACACTCTCGGGCTCAGCTTCCTCGACCCGAGCGGCGACCCGGTCGGCGAGTTCATCACCCGCGAGGGTGGCGTCGTCAACACGGCGGACCTCGAGACCGAGTTCGCGCTCGTCCCGCCGGTCCTCGAGATGACGAAGACCGGGCCGGCGACGCTCACCCTCGCCCAGCCCGGGACCTTCACCCTCGACGTCCAGAACACCGGGCCGAACGACGCCTGGAACGCCACCCTGCTCGACGTCCTCCCCGACGGCGCGACCGGCGGCCTCTGCGACGTCCCGCCCGAGATCCTCTCGGCCCGGGTCTTCGCGGCCGACGGCGTCACGCCGGTCCCCGGGAAGGGTCCCCTCGTCGAGGGCGTGGACTACACGCGCGCGTACGCGGGAGCGCCGACGTGCGAGCTCGAGCTGACGATGCTCTCGGCGGCTTCGGTGATCGCCGAAGACGAACGCCTGATCGTCACCTATCGCGCACAGCTCGACGGCGACACGCAGGCCGGTGTCTCGCTCACGAACGTCGCCGGCGCGACCGAGTGGTACGACGACGCGTCGACGAATGCCGGTCGTGGGGTCTACACGCGCACGCTCAGCGACGGCACCGTCGGCACCGTCGACCACGAGGATGCCCACACCGTCAGCACGGATCCCCTCGACTACCTCTTCGAGAAGACGGTCGTGGACCCGGTCGCGTTCACGCCGATCACGAACGCGGTGCCGGGCGACACGCTCCGCTACCGACTCTCCTTCGAGAACCGCTCGCCGAATGCCTTGAGCGGGTTCGATCTCCGCGACGAAATCGATGCGCTGAATGCGACCCCGGTCTTCGAGCCGGGCTCCCTCGTTCTCGTGACCCTGCCCGCCGGCGTCGACGCGAGCGGCACGAATCCGTCGGGCGGGGCCGCGGGCACGGGGCTGCTGGACGTCCGTGACCTCGCGGTCGCGGCGGGCGGTAGCCTGCTCGTCGAGTTCGACGTCACGCTCGCAACGCCGATCCCGGACGGGACGCTCGCGACGAACCAGTCGGCGCTCGCGATCGCCGACGTGGCCTTCGCGCAGAGCGACGACCCGAGTGTGAACGGCGCCGCCGACCCCTTCGTCGCCGGCGACGAGGACCCGACGGTCGTGACGATCGACTCCGCGCCGGACTTCCAGGTGGAGAAGATCTCGGCCTATCCCGACGGCGACCCCGCCGAGCTCCTGGCGGGCGAGCGCCTCCGCTACACGATCACCGTCAAGAACGTCGGCACCGACGACGCGGTCGACGCGATCCTCCGTGACCCGATTCCCACGAACACGACGTACGTGGCGGGCAGCACGACGCTGAACGGCGCGCCGGTGGCCGATGGACCGGGCGGGATCTCGCCGCTCACGGCAGGCATCCTGCTGAATGCGCCCGAGGACCCGACGCCGGGAGCGATGCGCGCCGACACCTCGCCGACGGCGGACAACGTCGCGACGATCGTGTTCGAGGTCCTCGTCGACGCCGGTGTCCTCGACGGTACGGTCATCGCGAACCAGGCTTTCGTGAGCGCACCGGTCGCGAACGTGATCGACCAGCCCTCCGACGATCCTCGCACGCCGCTCCCGGACGATCCGACCCGCGACGTCGTCGGCCGCACCCCGCTGCTCTTCGCGCCGAAGAGCGTCGTCCTCGTGACGGACGGCGGCGTGATCGGCCAGGTCGATCCGGGCGATCGCCTCCGCTACACGATCACGGTCTACAACGACGGCGCGGTCCCCGCGACCCAGGTCGCACTCTTCGACGCGATCCCGACCTACACCGACTACGTCCTCGGCTCTACGACGCTGAACGGCCTCGCCGTGACCGACCCGCCGGGCGCGGACGGTCCGCTCGCCGAGCCCGGGGGCCTCCCGATCGCTTCGTCGGGCCTCACGCCGCCGCTCCCCATCGCGGGCGCGGGGGTGATCGCGCCGGGTGAGAACGCGGTCGTCACGTTCGATCTCGACGTCGAGGGGACGGCGCCCGTCGGCGGGATCATCAGCAACCAGGCCCGCGTCACGACCGACGAGCTGCCTCCCACGCTGACGGATGGCGACGGGAATCCCGCGACGGGACCCGAGCCGACGGTCGTCGTGATCGGCGGCGCCGAGCAGGTCACCATCGCGAAGCAGGTGAGCGTCGTCGGCGGCGGTCCGGCGCTGACCGGGGGCACGCTCGAGTATCTCGTCACGGTCCGCAACGTGGGCAGCGCCCCGGCGATGAACGTCGTCGTGACCGATCCGATCCCGGCGGGCACGACCTACGTCCCCGGCTCCGCCACGATGAATGGCGCGACCGCCGGCATCGTCGACGGCGGCGGTGCCCTCCTGACGGCGGACTACGGCGCCACCTACGGCGACCTCGCGGTCGGCGGCGTGGTCACGCTGCGCTTCCAGGTCGTGATCACCGCCCTCATGGGCACGCCGATCACCAACACCGCCGACGTCACCTGGGGCGCCGCGGGCATGGCGAACGCCAGCGTCACCATCACCGTCGGCGGTACGCCCGGCGTCGGCACCCTGAGCGGCAGCGTCTGGCACGACCAGGACTTCGACGACGTGAACGGCGGCCCGACCGACGACGCGCTGGCCGGCTGGACGGTCGAGCTCGTGCGCAACGGCGCGACGATCCAGACCGCGACGACCGATACGAACGGCGCCTGGGTATTCCGGGCGATCCCGCCGAACGACCTGAGCCCCGACACCTACGCAGTGCGCTTCCGGGCGCCGGGGGCGGGGGTGAATGCCGCGTCGATGGGCGCGACCGTATCGCCCTACACCGACGGGCAGCAGGAGATCACCGCGATCGTACTCGCCTCGGGCGGACTCGCGACCGACCTGAACCTGCCGGTGACGCCGAACGGACTCATCTACGAGTCGATCGCGCGGACCCCGGTCGCCGGCGCGACGCTCCAGATGCGCAACGCCGGCTCGGGGACCCTGCTTCCCTCCAGCTGCTTCGCGGACCCGAACCAGCAGGGCCAGGTGACCCCGACGAGCGGCTGGTACAAATTCGACCTGGTCTTCGGTCCGTCGTGTCCCGACGGCGGCGCCTACCTGATCGAACCCCGAATACCGACCGGGGGCGCCTTCAGCGATTCGCTCTCCCTCCTGATCCCGCCGCAGAGCGACGACTCGACGCCGCCCTTCTCCGTCCCCGCGTGTCCCGGGAACGCCGGCATCGACGCGATCCCCGCCACGAACCAGCACTGCGAAGTCCGCCCCGACGCGAACGCGCCGAGCGAGCCGTCGGGCGATCCGGGCACGAACTACCAGCTCCACGTGACGCTCAGCAGTGCCTCGAGCGGAACGAATCAGATCTTCAACAACGCGATCCCGCTCGATCCGGTCCTCGGTGGCGCCGTCTCGATCCGCAAGACCACCCCGAAGATCGACGTCACCCGCGGCGAGCTCGTCCCCTACGAGATCGTCGTGAACAACACCCTGGGCGTCCCCCTCGGCGACCTCGAGATCATCGACCGCTTCCCCGCCGGCTTCCGCTATGTCGAGGGCTCGGCGCGGCTCGACGGCGCCCCGACGGAGCCCGTCCGGACGGGTAACGAGCTCGTGTGGACCGGCCTCACGCTCGCCCCCTCCACGCCGCGCACGATCGTCCTGCTCCTTGCGGTCGGCGCCGGCGTGACGGAAGGCGAGTTCACGAATCGCGCCTTCGCACTGAACACGATCAGCGGCGGCGCCGTCTCGGCCCAGGCGAGCGCGACCGTCCGTGTCTCTCCCGACCCCACCTTCGACTGTACCGACGTGATCGGCAAGGTCTTCGACGACCGGAACCGCGACGGCCGTCAGGATCCCGGAGAGCTCGGCCTTCCCGACGTCCGGCTGGTCACGCTGCGGGGCCTCGCCGTCCGCACGGATCCCCACGGTCGCTTCCACATCACCTGCGCGATCGTCCCGAACGAACGCCGAGGCAGCAACTTCGTCCTCAAACTCGACGACCGCACGCTCCCGAGCGGCTACCGCATGACCACGCGCCAGACGAAGGTCGGACGCGCGACGCGGGGCAAGACGCTCGAGCTCGACTTCGGCGCGGCGATTCAGCGCGTGGTCGGTCTCGACCTCTCGGACGTCGTCTTCGAGCCCGGCGGAACGACCCTGCGCGCCCACTGGGCATCGCGCCTGCCGCTCCTCCTCGACGAGCTCGGGAAGGCGGAATCGATCCTGCGGCTCTCCTATCTCGCGGACCGCGAGGACGAAGCCCTCGTTCGCGCGCGACTGAAGGCGGTCGAGGCGCTCATCCGCGAACGTTGGCAGGATCGAGACGGCGATAAGCTCGAGATCGAGACCGAGATCTTCCGTCGCGCGGATGGTCGCGCGACCCGAACGCCCCTGCGGCGCCCGAGTGCGGACGAGACCAGCGCGATCCAGGGCGCCCTGCCCCACGTGGGCGCCGGTCCCCCTGCCCTCCTCTCGGAGATCGCGCCGGACGCCGGGCAGTCGGGGGAGCGCCACCTCTCGCCGGACGAGACGTCGACCCTCTGGGCAACCGATCCGGAGGCGGCCCGCGAGTCGACCTCCGACCGTCTCGAGTCCCGTGCGGTCCTCGAGGACGCCGTCGACACGATCAAGCTGACCGACGTCGTCCCGCCGATCCGCTTCGAGTCGGGTCGCGCGGACCTCCCGCCGGACGTGGTCGCGGCGATCCGCGACCAGCTCGCGTCGATGCAGCACCTGCAGAACGTGCGACTCCACCTCGTGGGCCACGCCGACGACCAGGCGCTCTCCGCCGAGCTCCGCGCGCGATTCGGCGACAACGAGGGGCTCTCGCGCGAACGGGCCGGCGAGATGGCGGAGCTGCTCCAGCGCGCCCTCTCCCTCCCGCCGGAATCGATCTCGTTCTCCTGGGTCGGAGCCACCCAGCCCCTCTCCTCGAACGACACACCCGAGGGCCGAGCGCTGAACCGTCGCGTCGAGGTCGAGATCTGGTACGACGAGCCCCGCGCCGTCGCGGGGACCGAAGACGTCGTGGTTCGCGAGGACGTGCGTCGATTCAAGGTCTGCCGGACCGAGACCGTCTGCAAGCTCCGCTACCGCGACGGCCACGAGAAGCGCGCGCGTATCCGCAACCTGATCCAGCCGCTCCCGTACCGAGACGAGCTGACCGATCTTCCGAACCGTTTCGTCGCACAGATCCGGGAGACCCTCGAGCGTCTGGCGGATCGCCGGAACGTGACGATCAAGCTCATCGCCCACACGGACGACGTCCCGCTCGAGGGTCGCGCCGCCCGGATCTACGGCGACGCCCGCTCCCTCTCGAAGGCTCGCGCCCGCCGGGTCGCGCTCCAGCTGATGGACGCCCTCGATCTGCCCTCCGCCGCCGTCGACAGCGACGGACTCGGCGCTTCGCGGCCGGTCGCCTCGAACGCGACGGAACGCGGACGCGCACTCAACCGACGGATCGAGGTCGAGTTCTGGTACGACGATGCGCTCCTCGAGCTCCCGAACGAGCCGCAGATCTGTCCGAGCGACGATGACGCGGATACGGCGGTGACCCGGATCCACGAGCCGAGCGAGGGAAGTCTCCCTCCGCTCGCATTCGTCGACGGCGAGGCCGTGATTCCGGCGGACTTCCTGGACCGACTCGAGCGCGCTCTCTCGGAGATCGCCGAGCGCGAGGCGCCGCGCGTGCGCTTCATCGGCTACACGCGGAACGCGGGCCTCACGCGTCGCGTCGCCGATGTCTACGGCGACGACATCGGCCTGTCGACGTCGCGGGCGCGGCGGACGCTCGAGCGGGTGCAGGAGCTGCTCACGCTGCGTGACGACCAGGTCGAGCACGAGGGACGGGGCTTCGTTCACGCGGACGACGTCGTGAACGGGGGCTTCTTCCAGGGCGATTCCGATCACATCCGGGTCCAGGTGGTCTACGACGAGCCGGCGATCGACGATCGACGCGACGGCATCGAGGCCCTCGCCCTGACGCGCGAGCTCGAGCCGCAGGCGCCGCTCTCACTGAACCCGATGCGCATCACCGTCGACGGCGTGCCGATCGACGACCCCCGTCGCAACTCGGCCGACATCCAGCGCTGCACCGACGTCGCGCTCGAAGACGCAGAGATCGCCTTCCGCTTCGACGACCTCGAGTCCGAGCGAAGACTGAGCCTCTCCTCGACACCCATGACGTCGACCGGCGAGCCCGTTCGCTTCCGCATGTACAACAACTACCCGCACTTCATCGAGCGGGCGGAGGTCCGGATCTTCGTGCAGGGCGACTCGGTCCGGGACGAGCCGATCGCGATCGCCGAGCTCGACGCCGACGGAGAAGGCAGCTGGACCCCGGATCCGAGCCTCGCCCGATCGCCCTTCGAAGCGCTCGCGGTCGTGCTTCGCGTCTACGACGAGGACGGCCTCTGGGACGAGACGGCCCCGCAGTCGCTCTGGCTGGCGCCCAGCGAGAGCGGCGAAGGCCCGCTGGACGCCTTCGAGCCGGAGATCACGGAGGGCGAAGCACTCCTCGCCGGCTACGGCGAGAGCGACCGCACCGTCCGCAACATCCCGATCGGAAGCGCCAGCAGCGTGCGCATTACCGGCGACGACATCCCGGCGGGCCACACCGTCTGGCTGGCCGGAACCGAGCTGCCCGTGAACCCGGACGGTCAGTTCACCGGCGAAGTGCTGCTGCCGGCCGGTCTGCACACGGTCGAGGTGGCGGTCCTCGACGAGGAAGGCAACGGCGAGCTCTTCCTGCGCGACCTCGAGCTCGAACGGAACGACTGGTTCTTCGTCGGCCTGGCCGATCTCACCCTGTCCACGGATCTCGGCGACGGACCGTCGGATGCGCTCGACGGCACCAACGGCCCGGACCTCGATGACTGGGCGAACGGCCGGCTCGCCTTCTTCACGAACGGGAAGTGGGGCGAGGACTGGGAGCTCACCGCCAGCGCCGATACGCGTGAAGGGCCGATCGACAACCTGTTCTCGAACTTCCTCGACAAGTCGCCTCGCCAGCTCTTCCGTCGGCTCGATCCCGACTACCACCTCCCGACCTTCGGCGACGACAGCTCGGTCGAAGAGCTCGCACCGACCCTCGGCAAGTTCTACGTGAAGCTCGAAAAGGGCGACGACCACCTGCTCTGGGGCAACTTCCTCGTTCGCTACGACGACAACGAGCTCGCCCTGGTCGAGCGCGGACTCTACGGTGCCAACCTGCGGACGCAGTCCACGGACACGACGAGCTTCGGCGAGCGCCGGATCCTCCTCGACGCGTTCGCCTCGGAGCCCGGGACCGTCCCGAGCCGCGAGGAATTCCGCGGAACGGGCGGCTCGCTCTACTTCCTGAATCGCCGCGACCTCCTGATCGGCTCCGAGCGACTCCGCGTCGAGGTCCGCGACAAGGCAACGGGTCTCGTGCGCGAGGTCGCGCGTCTCCAGCCCGAGCTCGACTACGACGTCGACTACATCCAGGGCCGTGTGCTCCTGAGCGAACCGCTCTCGGCGATCGCCGACGATCGCCTGCTCGTCCGGAACGACGGACTGAGCGGCGACGAAGTCTGGCTGGTCGTCCAGTACGAGTACACACCGGGCTTCGACGAGGTCGACGTCCTGAACGCCGGTGCGCGCGCTCACTATTGGATTGGAGACCTCGCGAAGCTCGGCATCACGGTCAACCGCAACGAGGCGTCCTCGACCGACACCAGCCTCTACGCCGCCGACCTGACCTTGCGACGCAGTGCCGGCTCCTGGCTCAAGATCCAGGCGAGCCGGAGCGAGGGACGCCTTTCGACCTCGCTCCTCTCGAACGACGGCGGATTCGACTTCGAGCCGTCGGCGGATCCCGCCCTCGAAGAGGACGACGCCTACGCCTATCGCGTCGACGCGAGCGTCGAATTCGCGGAGTGGATCGCCGCGATGCGGGGCCGCTTGACCGCCTACGGCCAGCGGCTCGACGCCGGCTACTCCGCGCCGGGGCTCAACGCCGCAACGGACACCGAGCAGTTCGGCGCCACCCTCGATCTTCCCGTGGGCGAAGACATCGAGCTCCGCGCGAAGGCCGACCATACCGAACAGGAGGACGGCCTCGTCCTGACGGCCGCCGAGGTCGACGTCCGGGTGACGATCGCGAACGACTGGCAGATCGAGGCGGGCGCGCGGCACGAGGATCGTCGCGACGACTCGGCGGTCGTGGCGGTGACCCAGGAGGAAGGCGACCGGACCGATGCCGTTCTCCAGGTCGGCTGGGACGGCGACGGACGAGTCCAGGCCTATGCCTTCGGACAGGCCACGGTCCGATCGACGGGTGACCGCGACGACAACCACCGCGGCGGCGTCGGCGGCGAGTACCGGATCAGCGACCGCCTCAGTCTGGACGGCGAGGTCTCCCACGGCGACCTCGGTCCGGCCGCGCGAGCGGGCAGCCACTACCAGCACGACGAACGGACCCAGCTCTACATGAACTACGCGCTCGACAACGAGCGTGGCTTCGACGGGCTCAGCGCGCGACGCGGGAGCCTGACCACCGGCGCACGATCACGATTCGGCGACAGCGCCAGCGTCTACGCCGAGAACCAGTACCAGCACGCGTCGGTCGTCGGTCTCACTCGCGCGGTCGGCGTCGACTACGCGCCGGCCGAGCGCTGGACGGTCGGCGTGAGCTGGGAGGACGGCGAGACGCGGGATCGACGGACGGCGGCGGACACCACTCGCCGCGCCGCCGGCCTTCGGGGGGGCTTCTCCGGCGAGGACCTCCAGTTCTCGAGCGGGATCGAATACGTCTTCCTCGACACCGAGCAGGGGGATGGTTCGCATTCGGAGCAGTCGACCTGGCTCTTCCGCAACAATCTGAAGTGGCAGATGGACGAGGACGGACGCCTGCTCGCGAAGTTCAACCACGCGATCAGCGACAGCTCCGAAGGGGACTTCTTCGACGGCGGCTTCACGGAGGCGATTCTCGGCTACGCCTACCGACCGGTGGCCCACGACCGCTTCTTCTCGCTCGTGAAGTACACCTACTTCTACAACGTCCCGACCGCGGACCAGACGGGGCAGAACGGCACCTCCGCCCAGTTCCTGCAGAAGAGCCACATCGCCTCGATCGATGCGAGCTACGACCTGACCGACTGCTGGACGATCGGTGCCCGCTACGCCTACCGGCTGAGCCAGGTCAGCCTCGACCGCGAGGACCCGGACTATTTCGACAACGACGCGCACCTCGGGATCGTGCGCCTCGACTGGCGATTCCTCGAGGACTGGGAAGCCATGGCCGAGGGCCGCGTCCTCGCCCTCCCCGATCTCGACGAGCGCCGCGCCGGCGCGCTCACCGCCGTCTACCGCTACTTCGGCGACCACCTGAAGGCCGGCGTCGGGTACAACTTCACCGACTTCTCGGAAGACCTGACGGACCTCTCCTACGACCACCACGGCTTCTTCTTCAACATCGTGGGCACGTTCTAG
- a CDS encoding AgmX/PglI C-terminal domain-containing protein, with the protein MIEEADERHGQELRDELRRSRADLDTTLASLREVDARLESLEAERPRFVHLETVCSSLEKLDELGASDLFWQASQPSLDSERHLERVRTRIEGFEKEIANVEARREELLDEIERKQDEADWVAGEILELERKVEERQNEWEIERDPGAISIRTSIMPWARGGEDDERFRKTLAISLLVSLLLGLLLPMIDLPIPDRWEVFDEQDRLTQLIRDERVAVPPTVAVREPEPVRPSEEQEPVAPNDSQSVAEAAEPAPASASSPAARKKDIASSGLLAFSEQLSGLATTETVDRLGSNARITDDGRAAADLPTRSMVASQAAGSSGGINVAELSRGSGGTGERLEGVAIQRATSSIGTGGGNGDRPLAGGGPSASRTDEEIQIVFDRHKAALYRLYNRALRSNPTLRGQIVLRLVIEPDGSVSLCEVKSTDMKAPELASRVVERVKTFDFGAKEGIPPVTIVYPIDFLPAS; encoded by the coding sequence ATGATCGAAGAAGCCGACGAAAGACATGGCCAGGAACTCCGCGACGAGCTGCGACGCTCGCGCGCGGACCTGGACACGACGCTCGCATCCCTGCGTGAGGTCGACGCACGCCTCGAATCGCTCGAGGCGGAGCGCCCGCGATTCGTCCATCTCGAGACCGTCTGTTCGTCTCTCGAGAAACTCGACGAGCTGGGCGCGAGCGACCTCTTCTGGCAGGCGTCCCAGCCGAGCCTCGATTCGGAACGACATCTCGAGCGCGTTCGCACTCGCATCGAAGGCTTCGAGAAGGAGATCGCGAACGTCGAGGCCCGGCGCGAGGAGCTCCTCGACGAGATCGAGCGCAAGCAGGACGAAGCCGACTGGGTCGCGGGCGAGATCCTCGAGCTGGAACGCAAGGTCGAGGAACGACAGAACGAATGGGAGATCGAGCGGGATCCTGGGGCGATCTCGATCCGGACCTCGATCATGCCCTGGGCGCGCGGCGGCGAGGACGACGAGCGTTTCCGCAAGACCCTCGCGATCTCGCTCCTCGTCAGCCTCCTGCTCGGCCTCCTTCTCCCGATGATCGATCTGCCGATTCCCGATCGCTGGGAGGTCTTCGACGAGCAGGACCGCCTCACCCAGCTGATCCGCGACGAGCGCGTGGCCGTGCCGCCGACCGTGGCCGTTCGCGAGCCGGAGCCCGTCCGCCCGAGTGAAGAGCAGGAGCCCGTCGCGCCGAACGACAGCCAGTCGGTCGCGGAAGCGGCGGAGCCGGCCCCGGCGAGCGCGTCGAGCCCGGCCGCTCGAAAGAAGGACATCGCGAGCAGCGGCCTCCTCGCCTTCAGCGAGCAGCTCTCCGGCCTCGCGACGACCGAAACCGTCGATCGACTCGGCTCGAACGCACGCATCACGGATGACGGGCGCGCTGCCGCCGACCTGCCCACGCGGTCGATGGTCGCCTCCCAGGCCGCGGGTTCGAGCGGTGGCATTAACGTCGCCGAGCTGAGCCGCGGCTCCGGCGGAACCGGCGAGCGTCTGGAGGGCGTCGCGATCCAGCGCGCGACCAGCTCGATCGGCACCGGAGGCGGAAACGGTGACCGCCCCCTCGCCGGCGGTGGACCTTCGGCGTCGCGCACGGACGAGGAGATCCAGATCGTCTTCGATCGCCACAAGGCGGCGCTCTACCGACTCTACAACCGTGCGCTGCGAAGCAACCCCACGCTCCGGGGTCAGATCGTCCTCCGTCTCGTGATCGAGCCCGACGGATCGGTCTCGCTCTGCGAGGTCAAGTCCACCGACATGAAGGCGCCCGAGCTCGCCAGCCGCGTCGTCGAACGCGTGAAGACCTTCGACTTCGGCGCCAAGGAAGGCATCCCGCCCGTCACGATCGTCTATCCGATCGACTTCCTGCCGGCCAGCTGA